The sequence below is a genomic window from Phoenix dactylifera cultivar Barhee BC4 chromosome 8, palm_55x_up_171113_PBpolish2nd_filt_p, whole genome shotgun sequence.
GATACCCTAGAACAAATCCTAGAACAACAAGGTTCGGTTCGGCAGGGCAACTTTGATCATAGGTCTGTTCCAGGTCCCCATTATGCCTACCCTCGCCCTAGAGGACCTGGTCCCATTCCTCCTGTTGATAGAGTTCACCGACATACCGTAGACTCTAGAGAGCCTCGTGACCCTGATGAAGATGTAATGCGAGGCATTAGGGTTGAAGCCCCCACTTTCGATGGTCGTCTTGATCCGAAGGTCTTCTCCGATTGGCTACACGAAATGGATcacttctttgagtggtacaATCTGTCGGAGGAGAAAAAGGTCCGATTCGCTAGAATGAAACTCCTTGGTCGAGCCAAGTTGTTTTGGCAAAACACCGAACAACTGTTAACCAGGAGACATCAACCCGCTATTACCGATTGggtagagatgaaagaaaaattaaaagaaaaataccttccaTTAAGTTATCAATCTGACCTCTTAGATCGATGGAACAATTTAAGACAAGGTAGTCGCACAGCTAATGAATACATCGCCCAATTTGATGAATTTATGATGCGTAGTAATGTAGCTGAAGATGAACGTATGATCTTGAGCCGATTTCGACGAGGCCTAAATGACGAGCTTCGGAAAGAACTTGTCCTTCGTGAAGTGTCCACCTTAGACCAAGCCTATACATTTGTGCAAAATTATGAACAATTCTCCAAATCTATGTTTGCTAGGCGCCCTGACACCAGGCGGGTCCCCACTAGTGCCCAACCATCTGGACCCAGACCCCCAGTCGGTTCTGTCCCTCCTAAACCCTTTTCTTCTCCACCTATCCAAAACCGAGATAATAAAGGCAAAGGAATTTTAGGTGAACCTCCAAAACCAAGCTCACGAATTCAGTGCTTTAAATGCCAAGGGTTTGGTCACGTTGCCTCCCAATGTGCAAATCCGACCCTAGTTATTGACACACATGAACAGCAGGATGACATAGATAATTTGGAGGAACAAATTTATGAGCCTAATTTAGATGATATTCACGATGTCGAAGACGAAACTGAGGAAGAATCACACACTTTAGGTTGTATCCGACCTACTCCCCAGATAATTGCCCACGAACCTGACCGATCCACTGTGAATGTAGTAAGGTGTGCAATTACCCAGCCTAAAGAGACTGATGACTGGAGACGAACCTCAATTTTCCACACTTACATTAAATGCGGCGAAAAAGACTGTAAAGTTATTATTGATAGCGGGAGCTGCATTAATGCGATATCTTCCAGCATTGTCGCCCGCTTGGGTCTGACCCCTGTGTCCCAACCTCACTCTTATAAGGTCTCCTGGATCGACACGTCGTCCATTCACATTAAGGAACGGTGTCTTGTACCTATTCAAATCCTCTCTTATAAAGACACTgtctggtgtgacgtactcccAATGGACGTAGGTCATCTGATATTAGGTAGGCCTTGGTTGTTCGATCTCGATGTCACCATCTACGGTCGAACTAACTCTTGCTCCTTTGTATTCCAGGGTAAAAAGATTAAGCTTAATCCTTTACGGCCCAAAACGCTCAATAAGAGTACAGACAAGAGTAAATCAAAGGGGAAGGAACTGCATATCCTTAACCCCACGGAATTTGAGAGGAACATCTTTAAGGACTCTCCGGTGTTTGCCCTGCTAGTTAAAGAACTTCAGCCACATCTTAAAAGCACATTATCGGCTGAATCCCTCGCTATTCTCGAGGAGTTCAAAGAAGTTTTTCCGGAAGACCTTCCAGATCATTTACCCCCTTTGCGTGATATTCAGCACGCCATTGACCTAGTCCCGGGAGCTACCCTTCCTAACCTGCCCCATTATCGGATGAACCCTTCTGATCATGCAGAGCTCCTAAAGCAAATTAACGAGCTTTTACAAAAGGGATTTATTCGAGAGAGTCTAAGTCCTTGTGCCGTACCTGCCCTTCTTACTCCAAAAAAAGATGGGACTTGGCGAATGTGTGTAGACAGTCGGGCTATTAATAGAATCACGGTCAAATACCGTTTTCCTATTCCCCGGCTCGACGATATGCTGGATATGATGGCAGGTGCCTCGATTTTCTCCAAGATTGACTTAAAAAGTGGCTACCATCAAATCCGGATTCGTCCGGGAGATGAATGGAAGACAGCCTTCAAGACAAAAGATGGCCTCTATGAGTGGCTGGTAATGCCTTTCGGCCTCTCAAACGCTCCAAGTACATTTATGCGAGTGATGACTCAAGTACTCCGACCTTTTATGGGCAAATTTTTAGTCGTGTACTTTGATGATATCCTTATTTATAGTCACACTAAGGAGCAACATTTAGGCCATTTAAGGCAAGTTTGTACGACTTTACGCAACGAGAGCCTCTATGCTAACCTTAAGAAGTGTTCATTTTTCACTACTCACGTAAACTTCTTAGGGTATATCGTCTCCTCTGAAGGTTTATCTGCTGATCCTGCGAAAATCACCGCAATTGTTGAATGGCCTGAACCTAAGAATATTACTGACATCCGTAGTTTTCACGGCCTGGCCACATTTTACCGTCGTTTCATTAAGGGCTTCAGTACACTTATGTCACCTATCACTGATTGTCTTAAACGAGGTGATTTTCAGTGGACACGCGCAGCCGCTAAAGCATTTAATGACATTAAGACAAAAATGACGGAAGCGCCAGTTATGCGACTCCCTGATTTTAACAAAGTTTTTGAGGTGGAATGTGATGCATCTGGCTTAGGAATAGGTGGTGTGCTTAGTCAAGAACGTCATCCTATAGCCTATTTTAGTGAAAAGCTGAATGAGGCTAGACAACGATATTCCACCTATGACAAGGAATTTTATGCCATAGTCCAGGCCCTACGGTATTGGCGACATTATCTCCTTCCTAATGAATTTGTTCTCTATTCTGACCATGAAGCACTTCGTTTTCTTAATTCCCAGAAAAAACTTAATCATCGACATGCCAAGTGGGTTCAGTTCCTCCAGGATTACACTTTTGTCCTCAAGCATATGTCCGGTGCTGCGAACAAAGCTGCTGATGCGTTAAGTCGTCGAGTAACTCTGTTGTCCGCCATGTCTGTTTCCATCACCGGTTTTGATAGACTTAAGCTCGATTACTTGTCTTGTCCAGATTTTGGCCAACTCTATAATGCCCTTGCTGATGGACAAGGACCTTTGATTGATGGTGTTTATCTACAAGACGGGTACTTGATCAAAGCTTCCAAGCTCTGCATTCCGCGCACTTCCGTGCGCGATTTCTTGATCTGGGAAGTACATGCCGGTGGTCTCTCTGGACATTTTGGCCGTGATAAGACCATAGAAGAAGTTGAACGTCAATTTTTTTGGCCAAGTTTGAAACGGGATGTTGCTAAAATTGTGGGACAGTGTCGCACGTGTCAACTGGCTAagcacaaaaaataaaatactggCCTATACACCCCGTTACCTGTCCCAGATCGCCCTTGGCTTGATCTTAGTATCGACTTCGTACTCGGCCTTCCTCGCACATTTCGGAAACATGACTCCATTTTTGTGGTTGTGGATCGTTTTTCTAAAATGGCCCACTTCCTTCCTTGTTCCAAAACTTCTGATGCCTCTCGAGTAGCCAAGATATTTTTTGCTGAGATTGTTAAGTTAtacggtttaccaaaaaccattGTCTCCGATAGGGATGTCCGTTTcatgagctatttttggaaaaccttGTGGCATCTGGTTGGCACCAAACTTAAATTTTCTACGGCTTATCATCCTCAAACTGATGGCCAAACCGAAGTCGTCAACCGAAGTCTAGGTAACCTTCTGCGTAGTCTAGTTGGGGATCACAATCGTAACTGGGATTCTATTCTGCCTGTCGCCCAATTTGCATATAATTCATCAGTCAATAGATCTATCGGGatgagtccattcgaagtgGTCCATGGGTATAAAGCTCGCAAACCTGTAGATCTCCTACCTATGTCCCCCCATATTCGCATTTCTGAGTCTGCACATGCATTTGCACAGCACATTCATAATCTGCATCAGGAAATTAGCAAACGCATTCATATGAGTAATgctcaatataagctacaagctgATTCTCATAAGCGAGATAAATCATTTCAAACTGGGGATTATGTGATGATACGTATTCGGCCTGAGCGGTTTCCATCTGGAACCGTCAAGAAACTGCAGGCTCGTAGTGCTGGGCCCTTTCGGGTATTACAACGCGTGGGTACTAATGCTTACGTTCTTGATCTTCCCtctgattttggtattagctcCACTTTTAATATTGAGGATTTGGTTGCTTACAAGGGCCCCCTTTCTATTCCTACTGATCCTTTCGCTCCGCCATCACTTGAGCTTGATGATACTCCTCTTCTTGATTCCACCCCATCCCCGACCAATCTAGCTTTACCACCAGCACAAAAAGAACATATTGATGCCATTTTAGATGAGCAGACTGTTTCTACCAGTGATGGGGGTGTTCAGCGTTTTCTGGTTCGTTGGCGAGGACGCCCGGAGTCTGATACTACATGGATTACCCGTGCGGAGTTACAGCGCATTGACCCAGATCTTTTGGAGTACTACCAGAGTCATTCGTCGGGGTCGACTTCTTCTTACCCGGGGGGAGTTGGTGCGGACACGAATACTGGACTGATTATTTTGCGGGATTATGGTCGTCGCAGGAAGACGGTCCAGCCACTTTCATTGTGGCTGGATTgattgatgtttttcttttattattatttattttgataggATTAGTTTGCATATTGTCTTGTGAGGACCTCTTTCGAATTGTTTTTATTATTGGGACTTATTTGTTATTTGgtggccctatatatatatagggcatgcatttgttattttttttaatgaattattgcatgaaaattaatcttcttcttcctcatctcctctcctcttcctcttcttcttcccctctttctctcctctttctctctgcattccaatccctacatcCGTCCTGCGTCAATTAAGCTATGGTCCAAGTAAGCGAGTTGCCCTTCAAAGTGAAGTCCTAGACAAAAAAGCAAGCATATGCTTCATCTCTCAAAGAGAATCCAATCCGATGGTGGACAAGCAAGAGACATGCCATGTAAAGCAAAAACCTAGTCCTCTTTAGTCTccttttcatccaaaaaaaaaaaagaaaaacgacaaaacaaaacaaaactagGCCCAGGGGAAAAGGCAGCACTAGGGCTTCACGAGAATAAACAGCAGCAAGGAAATGAGAATCCAAGTCATCATAGGTTGTTTCCGGGCTTTTGCTTTTGTCAACAGGCGGGTTATCTTCAAAGATGATCGATGAGCATCCCTTTCTCGTGGAatgcttttatatatatatatatataaaagttaTATTAGCTTTTGTTTACTATCCTACTGGTTAGGTCAATATCTTCATAGTGGGTAGCACTGTCATCACGTTTATATTGAGAGAAATGGCGAGAGGAGGATTGAAATAAAGAGAGAGAGCTCAATTTGGTCCTTTACTGTGGGGTAATCTCGTCCCATTTCTCCCAAATGCCAGTTTCTTTCTTTGATG
It includes:
- the LOC120111457 gene encoding uncharacterized protein LOC120111457 translates to MHLRSGRVASYLEFPLDMDSKIEALLKAIHDTNIQVQNTNAQVQANNAQIHDLTTMSTQVNARLDSIEASIQRVIESQKVSTPHLPGLDEDDTLEQILEQQGSVRQGNFDHRSVPGPHYAYPRPRGPGPIPPVDRVHRHTVDSREPRDPDEDVMRGIRVEAPTFDGRLDPKVFSDWLHEMDHFFEWYNLSEEKKVRFARMKLLGRAKLFWQNTEQLLTRRHQPAITDWVEMKEKLKEKYLPLSYQSDLLDRWNNLRQGSRTANEYIAQFDEFMMRSNVAEDERMILSRFRRGLNDELRKELVLREVSTLDQAYTFVQNYEQFSKSMFARRPDTRRVPTSAQPSGPRPPVGSVPPKPFSSPPIQNRDNKGKGILGEPPKPSSRIQCFKCQGFGHVASQCANPTLVIDTHEQQDDIDNLEEQIYEPNLDDIHDVEDETEEESHTLGCIRPTPQIIAHEPDRSTVNVVRCAITQPKETDDWRRTSIFHTYIKCGEKDCKVIIDSGSCINAISSSIVARLGLTPVSQPHSYKVSWIDTSSIHIKERCLVPIQILSYKDTVWCDVLPMDVGHLILGRPWLFDLDVTIYGRTNSCSFVFQGKKIKLNPLRPKTLNKSTDKSKSKGKELHILNPTEFERNIFKDSPVFALLVKELQPHLKSTLSAESLAILEEFKEVFPEDLPDHLPPLRDIQHAIDLVPGATLPNLPHYRMNPSDHAELLKQINELLQKGFIRESLSPCAVPALLTPKKDGTWRMCVDSRAINRITVKYRFPIPRLDDMLDMMAGASIFSKIDLKSGYHQIRIRPGDEWKTAFKTKDGLYEWLVMPFGLSNAPSTFMRVMTQVLRPFMGKFLVVYFDDILIYSHTKEQHLGHLRQVCTTLRNESLYANLKKCSFFTTHVNFLGYIVSSEGLSADPAKITAIVEWPEPKNITDIRSFHGLATFYRRFIKGFSTLMSPITDCLKRGDFQWTRAAAKAFNDIKTKMTEAPVMRLPDFNKVFEVECDASGLGIGGVLSQERHPIAYFSEKLNEARQRYSTYDKEFYAIVQALRYWRHYLLPNEFVLYSDHEALRFLNSQKKLNHRHAKWVQFLQDYTFVLKHMSGAANKAADALSRRVTLLSAMSVSITGFDRLKLDYLSCPDFGQLYNALADGQGPLIDGVYLQDGYLIKASKLCIPRTSVRDFLIWEVHAGGLSGHFGRDKTIEEVERQFFWPSLKRDVAKIVGQCRTCQLAKHKK